Part of the Paenibacillus sp. JNUCC32 genome is shown below.
TGCCGGTTTTGCATGATCGCGTCCCGAAAAAAGTTGTTGCCGCCATGGGCGATGCAATGATCGGCCATCTCGAGAAAGCGCGATTTCTCCATCACGAACATCTCCATGTATACCGCATCATGCTTGTGTTCATAATGAATGTCCGTGACCATGCCGTCCTCGTCAACTTCCAGGCGGGCGCAGGAACGATGCTCCTCCCTCGGTGCATTCACCCTGGTATACACGAGCGTTACGTCGGCGCCTTGCTCCAGATGGTACTCGTACACCTCGTTCAAATCCACCGTGCTGATATGCTGGCTGCCGGAATGCACGATAAACTTCGCCGCCCCCCGCTCAAAAAAATCGAGATTGTTATAAATATGCCGCAGCTCGCCGGCGGACACATCCGTTTCATCGTTCCAATCCGGCGGAAGAATGAACAGGCCGCCCCGTTTGCGATGCATATCCCACGGCCGGCCTTCGCCCAGATGATCCATCAAGGAGCGGTATTTCCTGCGAACGAACAGGGCGATATCCTCAATGCCCGCATGCATCATATTGGACATCACAAAGTCGATCAGACGATACCTTCCCGCGAAAGGGACGGCGGCCCCGCACCGGTAATACGTCAATTCACTCAGCACATCCCGTTCATGCTCCAAATTTATAATACCCATGAGTTCTCTCATCTGCGCACCCGTCCTAACCTTGATTATTGTGGGACGAAGACGATTGAAGCAGCTTCAGGACGTCTTCATCATGACCGCTTACAAGCACAATCTGGGATGGATCTTCCGGCGGCGGACCGATCCGGGCATGATCTTGAATGACCATGTCCTCGGTCACGATCGCCCGGTGAATGCGAACATGGCTGCCGATGCGTACCTTGGGCATGATGACGGAATCGGTAATGACGCTGCCTTCCCCCACCTCCACGCCATAAAAGAGGACCGAATGCTCGACCTCGCCGCACACGGTGCAGCCTTCGTTGATCATGCTGTTCCGGACGACGCCGTTCGGAGAAATATACTCTGCCGGCTGATTCGGATTCCGGGTGTAAATGCGCCACAGCGGATCGTTCAGATCCAGCTTGGGCTGCTCGCTCAGCAGATCCATATTGGCTTCCCACAAGCTCTCGATGGTGCCGACGTCCTTCCAGTACCCTTCGAACGGATAAGCATACAGCGTTTTGCCGTCCGTGAGCATCCTCGGCAGAATGTCGTTGCCGAAATCATGGCTCGTATCCGGAAGGTCCGCATTCTGCAGTAAATAAGAACGCAGCAGCTTCCAGCGAAACAGATAAACGCCCATGGAAGCCGTTGTGCTCTTCGGATGCGTCGGCTTCTCCTCGAACTCGAAAATCCGGTAGTCCTCATCCGTGTTCACCATGCCGAACCGTTTCGCTTCGTCCAGGCTTACTTCGATGACGGAGATGGTGCAATCGGCATCTTTCTCCTTGTGGTAAGCCAGCATGCGGTCGTAATCCATCTTATAGATGTGATCACCCGACAAAATCAAAACGTGCTCGGGATCGTACTGGTCGATAAACTTGAGATTCCGGAAGATCGCATCCGCCGTCCCGCGGTACCAGGTCGTCCCGTCCTCGCGTTCATGCGGCGGGAGCACGAAAACGCCCCCATTCAGCCGATCCATATCCCAATCGCTTCCTACGCCAATGTAGGAATGCAGAACCAGAGGCTCATACTGGGTGAGTACCCCGACCGTGTCGATT
Proteins encoded:
- the glgD gene encoding glucose-1-phosphate adenylyltransferase subunit GlgD; this translates as MRELMGIINLEHERDVLSELTYYRCGAAVPFAGRYRLIDFVMSNMMHAGIEDIALFVRRKYRSLMDHLGEGRPWDMHRKRGGLFILPPDWNDETDVSAGELRHIYNNLDFFERGAAKFIVHSGSQHISTVDLNEVYEYHLEQGADVTLVYTRVNAPREEHRSCARLEVDEDGMVTDIHYEHKHDAVYMEMFVMEKSRFLEMADHCIAHGGNNFFRDAIMQNRHKLNIAGYEYLGYHAVINSLESYYRTSMNLLNPKAYNSLFRKQAVHTKIKYEVPAKYLNSADVSNALVANGCQIDGEVKNSILFRGVQVKRGASIHNSIIMQKCVIGENVRLENVILDKDVFISRDHKLQGDFRKPFVIAKDISI
- a CDS encoding glucose-1-phosphate adenylyltransferase, which produces MKKKEVVAMLLAGGQGKRLKGLTKTLAKPAVYFGGTYRIIDFPLSNCSHSGIDTVGVLTQYEPLVLHSYIGVGSDWDMDRLNGGVFVLPPHEREDGTTWYRGTADAIFRNLKFIDQYDPEHVLILSGDHIYKMDYDRMLAYHKEKDADCTISVIEVSLDEAKRFGMVNTDEDYRIFEFEEKPTHPKSTTASMGVYLFRWKLLRSYLLQNADLPDTSHDFGNDILPRMLTDGKTLYAYPFEGYWKDVGTIESLWEANMDLLSEQPKLDLNDPLWRIYTRNPNQPAEYISPNGVVRNSMINEGCTVCGEVEHSVLFYGVEVGEGSVITDSVIMPKVRIGSHVRIHRAIVTEDMVIQDHARIGPPPEDPSQIVLVSGHDEDVLKLLQSSSSHNNQG